One Fuerstiella marisgermanici DNA window includes the following coding sequences:
- a CDS encoding IPT/TIG domain-containing protein translates to MKQLIFITTILVGFTGGECFAQFNFDKVMKGVGKQVQREVARKVINHVQPPRNHPRPLPHPTPKPCPKPQPRPWPQPTPQPHPHPVPHPHPHPVQVVYPKPPRCSIEPTPVTAPVQPPADVPEIEVGQRVTIDGKSFGSQTGRVVVMIGSLPLEARIVEWTSTEVTAVLPQLPLAETARANVQVITAYGHTADQLTVDLVPGRTQTVDNDRRDPEAPAGDLPVVTVGQQITLEAVGLGQRQGRLQVTVGGLKLSAVVQKWSDTEVTAVLPVIALTEQVKANIQLVDAGGQVATQIDVMFGPDTTQVAGR, encoded by the coding sequence ATGAAACAGCTCATCTTCATAACGACAATTCTGGTCGGATTCACCGGCGGCGAATGCTTTGCTCAATTCAACTTCGACAAAGTCATGAAGGGAGTCGGCAAGCAGGTTCAGCGCGAAGTCGCGCGGAAGGTCATCAACCACGTGCAGCCGCCTCGAAATCATCCGCGACCACTACCACACCCAACTCCGAAGCCGTGTCCCAAACCACAGCCTCGTCCCTGGCCCCAGCCGACTCCGCAGCCTCATCCGCATCCAGTACCGCATCCTCACCCACATCCGGTGCAAGTTGTTTATCCAAAGCCACCTCGATGCTCGATTGAGCCGACTCCCGTGACAGCGCCAGTGCAGCCGCCCGCCGACGTTCCGGAAATCGAAGTCGGTCAACGAGTCACGATTGACGGCAAGAGCTTTGGTTCGCAAACCGGCCGAGTCGTCGTGATGATCGGTTCACTTCCGCTGGAAGCAAGAATTGTGGAATGGACAAGCACTGAGGTCACCGCCGTTCTGCCGCAGCTGCCACTCGCGGAAACTGCCCGAGCCAACGTGCAGGTGATCACCGCTTACGGTCACACGGCCGATCAGCTGACGGTTGATCTTGTTCCCGGACGCACTCAAACGGTGGACAACGATCGTCGCGACCCCGAGGCACCAGCAGGCGATTTGCCGGTTGTCACTGTGGGACAGCAGATTACTCTGGAAGCTGTCGGCCTCGGACAGCGGCAGGGCAGGCTGCAGGTTACTGTTGGCGGGCTGAAGCTAAGTGCCGTCGTGCAGAAATGGAGCGATACAGAAGTCACCGCTGTGCTGCCTGTGATCGCACTGACCGAACAGGTGAAAGCGAACATCCAGCTTGTCGATGCCGGCGGTCAGGTAGCCACGCAGATCGACGTGATGTTCGGTCCGGACACGACGCAGGTCGCTGGCCGGTAG
- a CDS encoding IPT/TIG domain-containing protein, whose translation MCRIKPCEHPDPGYINPPPVEQLPEFQPGQQVTIDGTQFGQQPGRVIVHIGELPLESQVTTWTNAEVRSVLPALPISSTTRATVSIYTADGQLADQLDVAIVPAARQLAQR comes from the coding sequence GTGTGCCGGATCAAGCCGTGTGAACACCCCGATCCCGGCTACATTAATCCTCCGCCAGTTGAGCAACTGCCGGAATTCCAGCCAGGGCAACAGGTCACAATCGATGGAACTCAATTTGGCCAACAGCCCGGTCGAGTGATCGTGCACATCGGTGAACTGCCTTTGGAATCTCAGGTGACCACGTGGACGAATGCAGAAGTTCGAAGCGTCCTTCCCGCTCTGCCAATCAGCAGCACAACACGAGCGACCGTCAGTATTTACACGGCCGACGGTCAGCTGGCGGATCAGTTGGACGTTGCGATTGTACCGGCCGCCCGCCAGTTGGCTCAGCGGTAA
- a CDS encoding DUF1559 domain-containing protein — MHPFPPNRTELPTIPWPAIIGFSVAALLMAGVVLMSLRQRPPSNSKAYRWWLVMTAVMSLGLLVGFAIFASGKAPWVALYFGVCILFCLKGLFESENELPPGAARKELGKAFSYFCALITVGMALVLFFAPPIEQSRGQTRRVQCKNNLKQIGLAFYNFHDEYGRLPSAGGVLPDMPSSGPPVSWRVAILPFIDERPLFERYDTSAEWDSAANTPLQTEKLECYTCYSHPAPSNEDGAVFTPYVVPTGTGAIFGDPESVPVTLPQIQNTSQVLLVAEACGSRIIWTNPKDLDVR; from the coding sequence ATGCACCCTTTTCCGCCGAATCGAACTGAACTCCCCACGATTCCCTGGCCCGCGATCATTGGATTCAGCGTCGCGGCATTGCTTATGGCCGGCGTTGTCCTGATGTCACTGCGGCAACGGCCGCCCTCGAATTCGAAAGCTTACCGGTGGTGGCTGGTCATGACCGCGGTTATGAGCCTCGGTCTGCTGGTTGGATTTGCGATCTTCGCAAGCGGCAAAGCCCCATGGGTCGCACTGTACTTCGGTGTGTGCATTCTGTTTTGCTTAAAAGGGCTGTTCGAATCCGAGAATGAGTTGCCTCCGGGAGCCGCACGAAAAGAACTCGGGAAGGCCTTCAGTTACTTCTGCGCCCTCATAACAGTCGGGATGGCGCTGGTGCTCTTTTTCGCCCCGCCGATAGAGCAGTCGCGCGGTCAGACTCGTCGTGTCCAGTGCAAAAACAACCTGAAACAGATCGGGCTGGCGTTTTACAATTTCCACGACGAGTACGGTCGATTGCCGTCGGCGGGTGGAGTGCTGCCGGACATGCCCTCATCCGGGCCACCAGTCAGTTGGCGAGTTGCGATTCTCCCGTTTATTGACGAACGTCCGTTGTTTGAGCGATACGACACGTCGGCAGAATGGGACTCAGCGGCCAACACGCCTCTGCAAACCGAGAAGCTCGAATGCTACACGTGTTATTCTCACCCGGCACCCAGCAACGAAGATGGAGCCGTGTTCACGCCGTATGTTGTGCCGACCGGAACCGGGGCCATCTTCGGCGACCCTGAGTCGGTTCCGGTCACGCTGCCGCAAATTCAAAACACGTCTCAAGTTCTGCTGGTCGCCGAAGCCTGCGGCTCGCGAATCATCTGGACGAATCCGAAGGATCTTGATGTCCGCTAA
- a CDS encoding H-X9-DG-CTERM domain-containing protein, translated as MENTSDGLISSYHAGGANVLMADGSVQFLSQNTDAEVIRGMTVAR; from the coding sequence ATTGAAAACACGTCCGATGGTCTTATCTCCAGCTACCACGCAGGCGGCGCCAACGTGTTAATGGCCGATGGCTCCGTGCAATTCCTGTCTCAGAATACTGACGCTGAAGTAATACGAGGAATGACGGTCGCTCGCTGA
- a CDS encoding MBL fold metallo-hydrolase codes for MRLQFLGTGGYHPNERRHTACLLLPDHGIALDAGTGFFRVQKRLNTDTLDVFLSHAHLDHVCGLTFFLVPILNGDVRKVRIHGSKQTLDAVRSHLFDEAIFPVDPPYEWCELPEGQHVDIADGGKLSWTQLEHPGGSIGYRLDWPGHSLAYITDTTAPGNYLPFISGVDVLIHECYFPDDMGEWASKTGHSSATAVAHVAKQCGAKRLYLVHADPQHPEDDPIGMDGIRKIFPDSELAEDLLEIDF; via the coding sequence ATGCGATTGCAATTTCTAGGCACGGGCGGTTATCACCCCAACGAACGGCGACACACCGCCTGTTTGTTGCTGCCCGATCACGGAATCGCTCTGGACGCCGGCACAGGATTCTTCCGAGTTCAGAAACGACTGAACACAGATACGCTGGATGTGTTTCTCAGCCATGCCCATTTGGATCACGTGTGCGGACTCACATTTTTTCTGGTGCCAATCCTGAACGGTGACGTCAGGAAGGTACGAATCCACGGATCAAAACAAACACTGGATGCGGTTCGGTCGCACTTATTTGACGAGGCGATCTTTCCCGTCGATCCGCCTTACGAATGGTGCGAGTTGCCCGAAGGTCAGCACGTCGATATTGCTGACGGCGGCAAATTAAGCTGGACGCAACTGGAACATCCCGGTGGGTCGATCGGCTATCGCCTGGACTGGCCGGGACACTCGCTGGCCTACATCACAGACACAACTGCCCCGGGAAACTACCTTCCATTTATCAGTGGCGTCGATGTCCTGATTCACGAGTGCTACTTTCCGGACGACATGGGCGAGTGGGCATCAAAAACCGGCCACAGTTCCGCAACAGCCGTCGCCCACGTCGCGAAGCAATGCGGCGCGAAGCGACTGTACTTGGTACACGCCGATCCTCAGCATCCCGAAGACGACCCTATTGGCATGGACGGCATTCGGAAGATCTTTCCGGACAGCGAACTGGCGGAAGACCTGCTGGAGATTGATTTTTGA